The nucleotide window CCGGCGCTGTTGTCGAACACGAGTTCGACGCTGGCGCGGCTCGCCTGTTTGCGGGCGGTCGATCCATTGAAAATCACGTCCTGCATCGATTCACCGCGCAGCTCAGAGGCGCGCGATTCGCCGAGCACCCAGCGCACGGCATCGATGATGTTGGATTTGCCGCACCCGTTCGGGCCGACAATCCCGACCAACTGGCCGGGAACCGCGAAGTTCGTCGGGTCGACGAAGGATTTGAAGCCAGCGAGTTTGAGGGAAGTCAGACGCACGGCAGGTTCGCTTTATCGGTCATTGAATGATGGGAAAGACGCAGACGCGCTTAGCTGGTCCTGTCGGGCCTCGCGCACGCTGGCGTGCGCTGGCCGCTCATACCGTTAATGACATCGGCAACAGCACCAGTCACACCGGTATTACATGGGTACGCATCATACCATCGCATCCCCCGCCGTCGTGGATTTACAACGCTTGGATTCCGGCAAAATTCCGGACAGGATGCCGGCCGCCACGATGCACAATCCGCCAGCGATTTCGCGGGTTCCTAGCCCTTCGCTGGCCAGCCACCACGACGAGATCGCCGCCACCACGATTTCGAACAGCATGATGAGCGCCGCCTGATTGGCCGGCACGCGCGCGAGCCCGAACTGCACGATCACGTTCGAAAAGGCGATGGTGCAACCCAAGGCAACCGCGACCGCCGCCGTCGCCGGGTTCGACGTCAGCGCCGAGAGCGCCGCCCCGCCCGACGCGATCCCGCCGTCGAACGGCAGCACCAGCAGGCCGCCAACCAGACAGCCCAGATACAGGGTCCAGCTCCGCATTTCCGGCTTGACGTCGGGCAGTTCGAGGCTCACCCGGCGCAGCAACACGTTATTCAGGGCGAAAGCGGCCCCGGCGATCATCCCGGCCCACTCACCGGGGTTGTTCGGCACCGGCCAGCCCAGTTCCGGCGACCAGAGCATGAGCCCCGCCCCGCCGAGCGCCAGCGCGATCAGGCCCGCCCCGCGCAGCCCGACGCGCTCGCCAAGCAGCCAGTTCGCGAAGAGCGCCGTCCATACGGGGGTCAGATAGAAAAGCAGCAGCACGCGCATGACATGGCCATGCGTGGTGCCCCAGACGAACGCGACGTTGGTAATGCCGCCCGCGAAGGCCACCCCGGCGAGCAGCCACGACCAGCGCAGCGTGCCCAGCGAGCGTCGATAGACCAGCGAGAGCAGCAGCAACGCGATGGTGGCCGTACAGGCTTGCGCCGGCACGGCGGCGACACCCCACTGGGCGAGAACACGGTAAGGAAACCAGGCGAGACCCCACACGGAGGATCCGATGAGAATGGCCAAGGCGGGGGCCGCCCGGGCACGCAGCGTGGCGCCGGACAGGGAGTCCGGGCCTGGCGCGCCGTTGCCGGCTACGGTCATACTTGCTCCTGAAAAACCTGAGATACTCCGCAGACTTGCCCCACTGGCGCCTCGGAGTGTGCTGAATTACGCAGCGGTTCGCGCTTTGTGCGCGCCGTAACGGTATAATTTTCGCTTTACCGATCTTGCCATTCTTGGGCGCGTCCGGGAACCCCTTCGTGTGATGTGGCTTATACACGGCGCGCTACCCAACGCCGGGCGTCCCATGTCAACATCCGGTATCCCGGCACGAATCCTGCACCGGATGCGCCGTATCCTCGCGACAACGCCATAGCGCCTTGCGAGCCCTAGCCCTGAGTCTGTTTGAATTCTCGTGAACCCATTACTCGACAAGCTCCAGCCCTATCCCTTTGAACGCCTGAAAGCGCTCGTGGCCGATGTCACGCCCGCTGCCGCGTACAAGGCCATCAGCTTCGGTATCGGGGAGCCCAAGCACCCCACGCCGCAGTTCATCAAGGAAGCCCTGATCGAAGGGCTGGGCGGTCTCTCGAACTACCCGGCGACGGCCGGCGGCGAGCCGCTGCGCGCCTCCATCGCCGCATGGCTGGAGCGCCGCTACGCGCTGCCCAATGTGAACCCGGCCACCGAAGTGCTGCCGGTCACCGGCTCGCGCGAAGCGCTGTTCTCGTTCGCCCAGGCGGTGGTCGACGGCAGCAAGCCCGGTGCGCGCGTGCTGTGCCCGAATCCGTTCTATCAAATCTATGAGGGTGCGACGCTGCTCGCCGGCGCCACGCCCTATTTCGCCGACAGCGATCCGGCCCGCAACTTCGCCCCCGACTACGACGCCGTGCCGGCGGACGTGTGGCGCGACGTGCAGTTGGTCTTCCTGTGCTCGCCGGGCAACCCGACCGGCGCGGTACTCAATCTGGCCGACTGGAAGCGCTTGTTCGAACTCTCGGACGAGTACGGTTTCGTGATCGCCTCCGACGAGTGCTACTCCGAGATCTATTTCGACGAAGAACGCGCGCCGTTGGGCGGTCTGGCGGCGGCCCATCAGTTGGGTCGCGGTTTCGAGCGTCTGGTGGTGTTCTCGAGCCTGTCGAAGCGCTCGAACGTGCCGGGCATGCGCTCGGGGTTCGTGGCGGGCGATGCGGCCATTCTCAAGAAATTCCTGCTGTACCGCACCTACCACGGTTGCGCCATGAGCCCGGCCGTGCAGGCTGCGAGCATTGCCGCGTGGAACGACGAAGCGCACGTGCGCCTGAATCGCAGCAAGTACTTGAAGAAATTCCAGACCGTCACGCCGATGCTGGCCGAAGTGCTCGACGTGCGCCTGCCCGACGCCGGCTTCTATCTGTGGGCCAAGGTCGACGAAAAGACCGGCCTGTCGGACACGGAATTCACGCGTCAGTTGCTGGCGCAATACAATGTCGCCGTACTGCCCGGGTCGTATCTGGGACGCGCGGCGCACGGCACCAACCCGGCTGAGAACTACGTGCGCATCGCCCTCGTGGCCGATGTGGACGAATGCACCGAAGGCGCGCAACGCATCGTGCAGTTCTGCCAGTCGCTGAACCAATCCCGTTAATCTTTTTTAGCTTCACATTCTCGCCATGTCGCAACAACTGCAAACCATCATCGACCAAGCTTGGGAAAACCGTGCCGAGATCTCGGCCAAGTCGGCACCTGCCGACGTGCGTGAGGCGGTCGCTCACGTCATCGCTGAGCTCGACAAGGGCGCCCTGCGCGTGGCCCAGAAGCAAGACGGCCAGTGGATCGTGAACCAGTGGATCAAGAAGGCCGTGCTGCTGTCGTTCCGTCTGGAAGACAACGCCGTGATGCCGGCGGGCGGTTTCAGCCAGTTCTACGACAAGGTGCCGAGCAAGTTCGCCAACTACACGGCCGAAGACTTCGCCCGTGGCGGCTTCCGCGTGGTGCCGCCGGCGGTCGCCCGCCGTGGTTCGTTCATCGGCAAGAACGTGGTGCTGATGCCGTCGTACACCAACATCGGCGCCTACGTCGATGAAGGCACGATGGTCGACACGTGGGCCACCGTCGGTTCGTGCGCCCAGATCGGCAAGAACGTTCACCTCTCGGGTGGCGTCGGCATCGGCGGCGTGCTCGAGCCGCTGCAAGCCAACCCGGTCATCATCGAAGACAACTGCTTCGTCGGTGCGCGCTCGGAAGTGGTCGAAGGCGTGATCGTGGAAGAGAACTCGGTGATTTCGATGGGCGTGTATCTGGGTCAGTCGACCAAGATCTATGACCGCGAAACCGGCGAAGTGCATTACGGCCGCGTGCCGGCCGGCTCGGTCGTCGTGCCGGGCAACCTGCCGTCCAAGGATGGCAAGTACAGCCTGTACTGCGCCGTGATCGTGAAGAAGGTCGACGCGCAAACGCGTGCCAAGACCGCCATCAACGATCTGCTGCGCGGCGAGTAATTTTCCGTCGCCGTCAAGGCGACATCGAACTCAGGAGTTTCAGGCGATGACGGCAGTGCTGTACGGCATTCCCAACTGCGATACCGTGAAGAAGGCGCGCACGTGGCTCGACGAGCATGGCGTGGCGTATGACTTTCACGACTTCAAGAAGGCGGGCGTGTCCGACGCACTGCTGAGCACCTGGCTCGCCCAGGTGCCGCTCACCACGTTGCTCAACCGCAAGGGCACAACGTGGCGCAAGCTCACGCCGGAACAACAGGCCGCGGCCGCCGAAGCACCGGCGGCCCGCGTGCTGATGATCGAAAACCCGTCGCTCATCAAGCGCCCCGTGCTGGTGGCCGACGGCAAGGTTTCAGTGGGCTTTACGCCCGACAGTTACGCTTCACGATTCTGATTTCATGACACTCTCCCAAGGCGCCACGCTGGCGCTCACCGAGCAACTGATCGCCCGTCACTCGGTGACGCCCGAAGACCGCGACTGCCAGAGCATTCTGTCGCGCCGCCTTGAAGCGATCGGCTTCGCGTGCGAAACCATTGCATCGAACGGTGTAACGAACCTGTGGGCCGTCAAGCGCGGCACACGCGGCACCGACGGCAAGCTGCTCGTGTTCGCCGGCCATACCGACGTGGTGCCGACCGGCCCGGTCGAGCAGTGGCACTCGGACCCGTTTGCGCCGACACATCGCGACGGCATGCTCTACGGGCGCGGTGCGGCCGACATGAAGACGTCGCTCGCTGCGTTCGTGGTGGCTTCGGAAGAGTTTGTCGCCCAACACCCGGATCACGCCAACGCCATCGGCTTTCTGCTGACGAGCGACGAAGAAGGTCCGGCGACCGACGGCACCGTCAAGGTCGTTGAAGCCTTGCAAGCCCGTGGCGAGCGCATGGACTACTGCGTGGTCGGCGAGCCGACGTCGAGCCAGAAGCTCGGCGACATGGTCAAGAACGGCCGTCGCGGCTCGATGTCCGGCAAGCTCATCGTCAAGGGTGTGCAGGGTCACATTGCCTATCCGCATCTCGCCAAGAACCCGACACATCTGTTTGCGCCGGCGCTGGCCGAGTTGACCGAGACGGTATGGGACAACGGCAACGAATACTTCCCGCCCACGACGTGGCAGATCTCGAACATCCATGCAGGCACCGGCGCCACCAACGTGATCCCGGGCGAACTGATGGTGATGTTCAACTTCCGCTTCTCGACGGCGAGCACGTCCGACGGGCTGCAAAAGCGCGTGCACGAGTTGCTCGATCGTCACGGCCTGACTTACACCATCGACTGGTCGATCAGCGGCCAGCCGTTCCTCACGCCGCGTGGCGATCTGTCTGACGCCCTGGCGGGCGCAATCCACGAGGAAACGGGGCTCGACACCGAACTCTCGACCACGGGCGGCACGTCCGACGGGCGGTTCATCGCGCGCATGTGCCCGCAGGTGATCGAGTTCGGGCCGTGCAACGCCAGCATCCACAAGATCGATGAGCACATTGCCGTGGCTGACATCGAGCCACTCAAGAACATCTATCGTGGTGTGTTGACCCGTCTGATTGCCTGAATTCGCCATGAGCTCCCAACAAGCTTCACACCCCGCATCGCATCCGTTCAAGACGCTGCGCGATTTGCTGCGTTACGCCGTCTCGCGCTTCACCGAGGCCGAACTGGCCTTCGGTCACGGCACCGCCACGGCTTACGACGAAGCCGCGTATCTGCTGCTGCACACGCTGCACCTGCCGATCGACACGCTGGATCCTTTCCTGGACGCGCGTCTGCTGCCGGAAGAAATCGAACGTGTGTTGTCGGTGATCAATCGCCGCGCCGGTGAGCGGGTTCCGGCGTCGTACATCACGAACGAAGCGTGGATGCATGGCCACCGCTTCTATGTCGATGAACGCGTGATCGTTCCGCGCTCGTTCGTCGGCGAGCTGCTCGAAGACGCGCTGCAACCGTGGGTCGATCATGCCGAGTTGGTCAACGACGTGCTCGAACTGTGCACCGGCTCGGGCTGCCTCGCGATTCTGGCCGCCGAGACGTTCCCGGTAGCGCAGATCGACGCCGTCGACATTTCGCCCGACGCCCTCGACGTGGCGAAGATCAACGTGGCCGATTACGCGCTCGAAGATCGCGTGTCGCTGCATCTGGGCGATCTCTACGCGCCGCTGCCCAAGGGCAAGCGTTATGACGTCATCCTCACCAATCCGCCCTACGTCAACGAAGGGACGATGCAGGTGCTGCCGGCCGAATATCTTCACGAGCCGCGTCTTGCGCTGGCCGGTGGCGATGACGGCATGGACGTCGTTCGCCGCATCATCGCGGGCGCACGCGAGCATCTGACCGACGACGGCGTACTGGTCGTGGAAATCGGCAACGAGCGGAATTTCGTGGAAGCGGCCTTCCCCGACCTGCCGATGACTTGGCTTGCCACGAGCGCCGGTGACGACATGGTGTTCCTCGTCCAAGCCGCTGACCTGCCCTGATCGCACGCAAGCGGCGCACGCCGTGGCTTCGGCATAGCGGCTGACTTCGCTTCAGCCGCCCTCTCCACTGACGCTGCCAACGCCGCTTACTCCCTAAGTTCACGCGTCCCGGGTACACTCAGGTTCCCGGGTCCGCGCGACTCTTGGCATGGAGGATGGCAGTCGGTCATGACGCTCAACTGGCTCGATGTCGGCTTTGCCGTCGCCTGTCTTCATGTGCTCGGCGTGATAGCAGCCATTCATGCCGTGCTGACGGTGCGCACCTCGCAAGGTGCGGTGGCATGGGCGGTCTCGCTCGTGACGATGCCGTACCTCACGCTCATCCCCTATCTGTTTCTCGGCCGCTCCAAGTTTGTCGGCTATGTCGAGGCACGCCGTGCGCGTAACGAAGTCCTGCAATCGCGCATGGGGGAGACCGAGCGCAGCGGCGAGCCGCCGGTCGCCGTCGAAGCCCATCCGGAATACAGTGCACTGACGTCGATCACCGGCATGTCGTTCGTCGCCGGTAACCGCGTGCGCCTGCTGGTGAACGGCCGCGCCACGTTCGACGCGATCTTCGCCGCCATCGACCGCGCGCGCGATTACGTGATCGTGCAGTTCTTCATCGTGAAAGACGACGCACTCGGCCGGGCGCTTGCCGCGCGTCTGCTCGCGCGCGCCGCCACCGGCGTGAAGGTGTATTTCCTGTACGACCGCATCGGCAGCCACGACCTGCCCCGCAGCTATTGCGAGAAACTGCGCAAGGGCGGCGTCGAAGTGCATGAGTTCGCGGCGGCCAAACGCGGCATCGTCGTCAACCGCTTCCAGCTCAACTTCCGCAATCACCGCAAGATCGTGGTGATCGACGGCAACGAGGCGTTTATTGGCGGGCACAACGTCGGCGTGGAATACCTCGGCGAGAAACCGCCACTGGCCCCGTGGCGCGATACGCATATTTCGGTGCGCGGACCGGCGGTAGTCGGCATTCAACGGGCATTTGCCGAGGACTGGCACTGGAGCACCGGCAACGTCCCGACGCTCAACCGGCAACCGGTGGCGTCAGGCGAGGACATGCACTGTCAGGTAGTGCCGAGCGGGCCCGCCGACCGGCTGGAAACGTCGTCGCTGTTCTTCGTGACACTGATCAACGCCGCGCAGCATCGCGTGTGGCTGACCACGCCCTACTTCGTACCCGACGAGGCGGTGTTTTCAGCGCTGCGACTGGCGGTACTGCGGGGCGTGGACGTGCGCATTCTGGTCCCGGACCGGGCAGACCACCGGGTGGTGTTCGAGGCGACGACGTCATACGCATTCGAAGCGGTCCGCAGCGGCATCAAGGTGTACCGCTATCACCACGGGTTCCTCCACCAGAAGGTCGTGCTGATCGACGAAGGCGCGGCCGCCGTGGGCAGCGCCAACCTCGATAACCGGTCATTCCGGCTGAACTTCGAGCTCATGCTGCTGACGGTGGATCGCGGCTTTGCCGACGATGTCGCGTACATGCTCACGCACGACTTCGATCAGGCGACGCTGCTCGACAAGGACGAATTCCGGCAGATTCCGCGCTGGCGGCAGATCGTCATGCGCGTGGCACGCTTGTTTGCACCGATTCTGTGAGTCGGCGCAACGCGCTGGCAGGCCATCCAGACGCGTAACTCGTCGACAAATCCGGCAACAAATGCCGCGCGCTCCCCACACCCGGTAAAATAGCGGCTTTGTCGCACCTGACGCGGCGTCGTGCGCCATGTCCGCCACGCCCGTCACGCTTTCGACCCTTACTCCCGATTTCGCCTCCCCTTTCGCTGTGATCCGATTCGAACACCTCTCCCTCGCGCGCGGCACCAAGCAGCTTTTTGAAGACATTTCCGTCACGCTCAATCCGGGCGAGCGCGTCGGCCTCGTCGGGGCCAACGGGGCGGGCAAGTCGACCCTGTTCGCCTTGCTGCGCGGTCAGTTGCATGCCGACGGCGGCGACGTCTTCATCCCCGGCGCCTGGCGCATCGCCCACGTGATGCAGGAAACGCCTGCCGTCGATCGCACCGCGCTCGATTACGTGCTCGACGGCGACACGCGTCTGCGCGACATCGAAGCCCGCATTGCGCAGGCCGAAGCCGCCCACGACGGACATGCCCAAGGCGAAGCCCACACGGCCTTTGCCGACGCCGACGGCTACACCGCCCCGGCGCGCGGTGAAGCCCTGCTGCTGGGTCTGGGCTTCACGCTCGCGCAAACGGCCATGCCCGTCGCGAGCTTCTCCGGCGGCTGGCGCATGCGCCTGAATCTCGCACAGGCGCTGATGTGCCCGTCCGAATTGCTGCTACTTGACGAACCGACGAACCACCTGGACCTCGACGCCATCGTCTGGCTCGAAGACTGGCTCAAGCGTTACCCCGGCACGCTCGTCGTC belongs to Pandoraea norimbergensis and includes:
- the dapE gene encoding succinyl-diaminopimelate desuccinylase, whose product is MTLSQGATLALTEQLIARHSVTPEDRDCQSILSRRLEAIGFACETIASNGVTNLWAVKRGTRGTDGKLLVFAGHTDVVPTGPVEQWHSDPFAPTHRDGMLYGRGAADMKTSLAAFVVASEEFVAQHPDHANAIGFLLTSDEEGPATDGTVKVVEALQARGERMDYCVVGEPTSSQKLGDMVKNGRRGSMSGKLIVKGVQGHIAYPHLAKNPTHLFAPALAELTETVWDNGNEYFPPTTWQISNIHAGTGATNVIPGELMVMFNFRFSTASTSDGLQKRVHELLDRHGLTYTIDWSISGQPFLTPRGDLSDALAGAIHEETGLDTELSTTGGTSDGRFIARMCPQVIEFGPCNASIHKIDEHIAVADIEPLKNIYRGVLTRLIA
- the cls gene encoding cardiolipin synthase, whose product is MTLNWLDVGFAVACLHVLGVIAAIHAVLTVRTSQGAVAWAVSLVTMPYLTLIPYLFLGRSKFVGYVEARRARNEVLQSRMGETERSGEPPVAVEAHPEYSALTSITGMSFVAGNRVRLLVNGRATFDAIFAAIDRARDYVIVQFFIVKDDALGRALAARLLARAATGVKVYFLYDRIGSHDLPRSYCEKLRKGGVEVHEFAAAKRGIVVNRFQLNFRNHRKIVVIDGNEAFIGGHNVGVEYLGEKPPLAPWRDTHISVRGPAVVGIQRAFAEDWHWSTGNVPTLNRQPVASGEDMHCQVVPSGPADRLETSSLFFVTLINAAQHRVWLTTPYFVPDEAVFSALRLAVLRGVDVRILVPDRADHRVVFEATTSYAFEAVRSGIKVYRYHHGFLHQKVVLIDEGAAAVGSANLDNRSFRLNFELMLLTVDRGFADDVAYMLTHDFDQATLLDKDEFRQIPRWRQIVMRVARLFAPIL
- a CDS encoding DMT family transporter — its product is MTVAGNGAPGPDSLSGATLRARAAPALAILIGSSVWGLAWFPYRVLAQWGVAAVPAQACTATIALLLLSLVYRRSLGTLRWSWLLAGVAFAGGITNVAFVWGTTHGHVMRVLLLFYLTPVWTALFANWLLGERVGLRGAGLIALALGGAGLMLWSPELGWPVPNNPGEWAGMIAGAAFALNNVLLRRVSLELPDVKPEMRSWTLYLGCLVGGLLVLPFDGGIASGGAALSALTSNPATAAVAVALGCTIAFSNVIVQFGLARVPANQAALIMLFEIVVAAISSWWLASEGLGTREIAGGLCIVAAGILSGILPESKRCKSTTAGDAMV
- the prmB gene encoding 50S ribosomal protein L3 N(5)-glutamine methyltransferase, with the protein product MSSQQASHPASHPFKTLRDLLRYAVSRFTEAELAFGHGTATAYDEAAYLLLHTLHLPIDTLDPFLDARLLPEEIERVLSVINRRAGERVPASYITNEAWMHGHRFYVDERVIVPRSFVGELLEDALQPWVDHAELVNDVLELCTGSGCLAILAAETFPVAQIDAVDISPDALDVAKINVADYALEDRVSLHLGDLYAPLPKGKRYDVILTNPPYVNEGTMQVLPAEYLHEPRLALAGGDDGMDVVRRIIAGAREHLTDDGVLVVEIGNERNFVEAAFPDLPMTWLATSAGDDMVFLVQAADLP
- a CDS encoding ArsC family reductase — protein: MTAVLYGIPNCDTVKKARTWLDEHGVAYDFHDFKKAGVSDALLSTWLAQVPLTTLLNRKGTTWRKLTPEQQAAAAEAPAARVLMIENPSLIKRPVLVADGKVSVGFTPDSYASRF
- the dapD gene encoding 2,3,4,5-tetrahydropyridine-2,6-dicarboxylate N-succinyltransferase → MSQQLQTIIDQAWENRAEISAKSAPADVREAVAHVIAELDKGALRVAQKQDGQWIVNQWIKKAVLLSFRLEDNAVMPAGGFSQFYDKVPSKFANYTAEDFARGGFRVVPPAVARRGSFIGKNVVLMPSYTNIGAYVDEGTMVDTWATVGSCAQIGKNVHLSGGVGIGGVLEPLQANPVIIEDNCFVGARSEVVEGVIVEENSVISMGVYLGQSTKIYDRETGEVHYGRVPAGSVVVPGNLPSKDGKYSLYCAVIVKKVDAQTRAKTAINDLLRGE
- the dapC gene encoding succinyldiaminopimelate transaminase, with the protein product MNPLLDKLQPYPFERLKALVADVTPAAAYKAISFGIGEPKHPTPQFIKEALIEGLGGLSNYPATAGGEPLRASIAAWLERRYALPNVNPATEVLPVTGSREALFSFAQAVVDGSKPGARVLCPNPFYQIYEGATLLAGATPYFADSDPARNFAPDYDAVPADVWRDVQLVFLCSPGNPTGAVLNLADWKRLFELSDEYGFVIASDECYSEIYFDEERAPLGGLAAAHQLGRGFERLVVFSSLSKRSNVPGMRSGFVAGDAAILKKFLLYRTYHGCAMSPAVQAASIAAWNDEAHVRLNRSKYLKKFQTVTPMLAEVLDVRLPDAGFYLWAKVDEKTGLSDTEFTRQLLAQYNVAVLPGSYLGRAAHGTNPAENYVRIALVADVDECTEGAQRIVQFCQSLNQSR